Below is a window of Spirochaetales bacterium DNA.
GTATGATACAGTTTATAAAACAGTGCACGAAAAGCGGGGAAATACATCTCGCCGAACATTTTCCCGGACTTTTCGATTTATATGTGACGGGAAAAGGATTTATAAAAGAGAAAACAAAAGGCATGACAAATCACGAGCGTGCGGCAAAGAAGGCCTGGAGGTTTACTAAAGAAACAATCCGTTCGTCTTCATATGATCTTATCATCCTCGATGAATTGACCTATCTTATCGACCTTTCATTCATCGGGGAAAGTGAAATAGTCGGAGAACTTTCGGCAAGGCCGGAACATCTCCATATTATCGTCACCGGCCGGCGCGCTTCCCCCCTTCTCATCGAAACGGCGGATCTGGTCACCGATATGAAAGAGATAAAGCATCCCTTTCACAATGGCCGCAGGGCTCAAAAAGGGATTGAATGGTAGGATTACTCTTTGACGGGAACCATGTATCGCCGCACCGGGTGCGTACTGCTTCCAAGAAATAGATGGAGAAACGGCCCGGATAATACGAAAATATAAAAGAAGGACGTCAGAAAATTTCAACGATTCAATAGGGATGGGGTAATATATGTTGAGACGAAAAACGGCATTCCGTACGATAATGATTCTTTTCTCTTTTCTTGCCGCACAAGGTGCATTTACGGAAAACGGCGGCTATACGGTTCGCCTTGTCGATACGGACGGCAATAATTATCAGCTCGAACATTTCTCGAGAAACGGTTATGAACATTTCAATTGCATGATCCGGGAGACGGTTTTCAGACTGGAGTTTTCCGATATCAGATCGATCACATTCACGGATGAAGAAGCGATAGCGGAAAAAGGTCATCGTCAGGCCTCCGTCGTCCTTCCCGGCAGCCAATCGTCCGTTCTCCTCATCGATAGTGATACGGTCGAAGTAAGCGGTACCGAAATAGACTATGGAATCAGGCTTCATATCCCGCTTGAACAGGTGAGAAGTATAACCTTTATAATGCCGTCATCTCGTTAAAGTAATCGGGTGCCATTTTTGTCTCGAAAGGAAACCGGTCTTACGGCTCGTATCCCCAGACCAGAGTGCCGTTAAAATAGAGGGTGACGTTTTCCCAATCCGTATACGCGGTTTTCGAGGCATCGAAGGAATAATCATTCGCTTCATTATACGCGGTCCAGTCATTCTTGTGAAACCTGACATGTATCTCGCCGCTATTGTCCGATGCGGGGAGATCTCCGGCTTCTGCGGTAAACCCGACTTCAAGATACCCGGTTTGAAACGAAGCCGTTACATTACCCAGGCCTACAGCCGCATAATCGATGTAAACCGTCTCAGGTCCCGATCCCTCGAGCGTGTAGTAATACCTGATCTTCATTTCACTCAGGGGGTGGGCGGCCGTATCAAGATTGACAATGATAAAATGGGGCTTAATTTCCGTATTGGTTGCATTGGTATCACCACACTGGTACTGCACCGCAAGCCCGCCGCCGCCCGGTGTCGG
It encodes the following:
- the cobO gene encoding cob(I)yrinic acid a,c-diamide adenosyltransferase; protein product: MHEKGLFIIYTGDGKGKTTAALGCAVRAMGHGFRVCMIQFIKQCTKSGEIHLAEHFPGLFDLYVTGKGFIKEKTKGMTNHERAAKKAWRFTKETIRSSSYDLIILDELTYLIDLSFIGESEIVGELSARPEHLHIIVTGRRASPLLIETADLVTDMKEIKHPFHNGRRAQKGIEW
- a CDS encoding PT domain-containing protein, which codes for PTTEPTTEPTAEPTAEPTEEPTAEPTEEPTAEPTALPTPGGGGLAVQYQCGDTNATNTEIKPHFIIVNLDTAAHPLSEMKIRYYYTLEGSGPETVYIDYAAVGLGNVTASFQTGYLEVGFTAEAGDLPASDNSGEIHVRFHKNDWTAYNEANDYSFDASKTAYTDWENVTLYFNGTLVWGYEP